The nucleotide sequence CTCGACAGCACCGTGGTCGCCTATCGGGAGCTCCTCCGCGACGCGCCGAAGGATTCCGTCACGGCCTCGATGCGCGAGAACGCCTACTACAACATGTCGGTGATCCTGGCGAATCAGGGGCGGTTCGCCGACGCCGCCAAGCTGCTCGACGAGGCGACGACCGAGTTCCCGAACAGCAAGGATCTCCTCTCCCTGTCGGGCCAGACCAAGTTCCAGGCGAACGACTTCAACGGCGCGGTGACCGATCTGAAGCGCGCTCTCGCCGTCGATCCCAAGGACGCGACCGTCCACCAGTTCCTCTTCTACTCGCTGAACAAGCTGAACAAGCAGTCCGAGTCGGTCGCCGAATACTCGATCTACAAGGCGCTTAGCGAGGGCAAGGCGCGGACCGGAGGCGACCTCAAGAAGTGGGTCGACTCTGCCGATATCCGTCTTGGCCCCAAGCATCAGCTCAAGAAGACGGTCACCTCCGACGGCTATCCCGAGGAAGTGCGGACGTTCCAGGATGGGGACAAGGCGCTGGAGAGCTGGTTCTACTGGAGCAAGGGGAAGGTGATCACCTTCATGGACGGACAGCTGCTTTCCCAGGCGACGTTCCCGCCTTCCAAGTCCTGAACGACACACCGAACGACACACGGCCGCGGCGCGCGATCGCCGCGGCTTGACGCAGCGGGTCGGGTCGCGCGGCGGTCCGATATCGCTTGACAGTGGCGCCGCGGGTTGGGTAGAGTCCTCGCCGTAGAACCAACCCGGGGTTTTTGCCGGGGCAGGAGCGCATCGAAGCCCTTCGCCTGTCCCCCCCGAAACCGGGTCGCAGATCGCGATCCCGCGCCAAGCCACTGGAATCCATCGAACCCATCGTGTCATCACAGTTCATGTTCGAGGGCCCCCGTTGAGGCCTGCCACCCGGCAGACAAACGCCATGTCCCGCCCAACCACGACAGCATCATCCACCGTACGGCGTCGCGGCCCCGAGCCGCCCGCTGAAGCTGAAACGACGACCGAGGAGCCTCGCGCGCCAATGGAACAGCAGACCGAAGCACCGCCCGCCGCCGCAACCGGGAACGGCCCTCAGGCCGTCTCGCCGAAGGGGCTCGACATTCTCCAGCTCAAGGGCCGGACCATCGCCGAGCTCATGGAACTCGCGCATTCGCTCGGCATCCAAGGAACCAGCGGACTGCGGAAGCAGGAGCTGATCTTCAAGATCCTCGAGGGGCAGACCGAGAAGAACGGACTGATCTTCGCCGAGGGGGTTTTGGAGATCCTCTCCGAGGGATACGGATTCCTCCGGTCCCCGGACTACAACTATCTGCCGGGTCCCGACGACATCTACGTCTCGCCCTCGCAGATCAAGCGCTTCGACCTGCGCACCGGCGACACGGTGTCGGGCCAGGTGCGGCCGCCCAAGGACGGCGAGCGCTACTTCGCGCTCCTGCGCGTCGAGGCCGTCAACTTCGAGCCGCCCGAGGTGGCGAAGGACAAGATCCTCTTCGACAATCTGACCCCGCTCTACCCTCAGGAAAAGCTGAGGCTGGAGGCCAAGGCGGACGACATGTCGACGCGGATCATGGATCTGCTGACGCCGATCGGGAAAGGGCAGCGCGGGCTGATCGTCTCGCCGCCGCGCGCCGGAAAGACGGTTCTCCTCCAGAAGATCGCGAACTCGATCACGGAGAACCATCCCGAGGTGATGCTCATCGTGCTCCTCATCGACGAGCGTCCCGAGGAAGTCACCGACATGGAGCGCTCGGTCAAGGGCGAGGTGGTCTCGTCCACGTTCGACGAGCCCGCCGAGCGTCACGTTCAGGTCGCGGACATGGTGATCGAGAAGGCGAAGCGCCTGGTCGAGCACAATCGCGACGTCGTGATCCTTCTCGACTCGATCACGCGGCTCGCCCGGGCGCACAACACGGTCGTGCCCCACTCGGGCAAGATCCTCTCGGGCGGCGTGGACGCGAACGCGCTGCAGAAGCCGAAGCGATTCTTCGGAGCGGCTCGCAACATCGAAAACGGCGGGAGCCTGACGATCATGGCCACGGCCCTGATCGAGACCGGAAGCCGCATGGACGACGTCATCTTCGAGGAGTTCAAGGGCACCGGGAACATGGAAGTGATCCTCGACCGCAAGCTCGCCGACAAGCGCGTCTTCCCGGCGATCGACATCAACCGGTCGGGCACGCGCAAGGAAGAGCTGCTCATGACGCAGGAAGAGCTGAACAAGGTCTGGATCCTGCGCAAGTTCCTGAACGAGCTGAACCCGATGGAAGCGATGGAGTTCTTGATCGGCAAGATGAGCCAGACCAAGACGAACAAGAAGTTCCTCGCGATGATGAACACCTAGAACCGGCCGTTCCGGCTGATCCCCGCTCAGGGGGGGAGTGAGGCGAAGAGACCATGAAGAAGAACGTTCATCCCGGCTACTACAACACCAAGATCGTCTGCGTCTGCGGCAACGTGATCGAAACGCGCGCGACCGTCAAAGAGGTCGTGCACGTCGAAATCTGCAGCAACTGCCACCCGTTCTTCACGGGGAAGCAGAAGCTGGTCGACACGGCCGGACGGATCGAGCGCTTCCGCCGGAAGTACGGCATCAAGAGCGAAGCGCCGCCGGCGGAATCGACGCCGGCCGCCAAGTAGCCCGGCGCGGCCCCGGCCAGCGTCTCTATGCCCGATCGCTACGCTCCCATCGGCGGTCAGGCCGTCATCGAAGGCGTGATGATGCGGTCGCCCCAGCGGGTGGCGACCGCCGTGCGCCTCGCGGACGGCTCCGTCGAGGTGAAATCGCGCGAGTACCGCTCGCTCTCGCGCCGCCTTCCCCTGCTCAGCCTCCCCATCGTGCGCGGCGCGGTGGTCCTCGTCGAGTCGCTCCGGATCGGCGTCGAGGCCCTCGCCTTCTCGGCGGAGGCCGCCGTCAAGGAGGATGAGGCGAAGCCCAAGGAGGCGCGCCGCTTCGGCACGCTCGGACTGGGGATGGGGTTCACGGTCCTCATCTCCTTCGCGGTGGGCTTCGGGTTCTTCTTCTGGCTCCCGCTCTTCCTGACCGAGCGCACCGGGGTCCGCGATCCGTTCGTCTTCAACCTCATCGACGGGTTCATCCGGCTCGTCTTCTTCCTGATCTACATCGTGGGGATCGGCTTCTGGGGGGAGATGCAGCGCGTCTTCCAGTACCACGGCGCCGAGCACAAGACGATCCACAATCTCGAGTCGGGGCTGGAGCTCACGCCCGAGAACGCCTCAAAGCAGAGCCGCTTCCACCCTCGGTGCGGCACGTCGTTCCTGTTCCTCGTCGTGCTGGTTTCCTTCATCGTGTTCGCCTTCCTCGGTCGTCCGGACACCATCGGCGCGCGGCTCCTGCGCTTCGGACTGATTCCGGTGATCGCCGGGATCTCCTTCGAGATCATCCGCTTCGCGGGCGCCCACGGCGAGAAGGCCTGGGTCCGGTGGATCAGCGAGCCGGGGCTCCAGCTCCAGCGCCTGACGACGCGCGAGCCGTCGCGCGACATGCTCGAAGTGGCGAT is from Candidatus Binatia bacterium and encodes:
- a CDS encoding tetratricopeptide repeat protein, producing the protein LDSTVVAYRELLRDAPKDSVTASMRENAYYNMSVILANQGRFADAAKLLDEATTEFPNSKDLLSLSGQTKFQANDFNGAVTDLKRALAVDPKDATVHQFLFYSLNKLNKQSESVAEYSIYKALSEGKARTGGDLKKWVDSADIRLGPKHQLKKTVTSDGYPEEVRTFQDGDKALESWFYWSKGKVITFMDGQLLSQATFPPSKS
- the rho gene encoding transcription termination factor Rho, which produces MEQQTEAPPAAATGNGPQAVSPKGLDILQLKGRTIAELMELAHSLGIQGTSGLRKQELIFKILEGQTEKNGLIFAEGVLEILSEGYGFLRSPDYNYLPGPDDIYVSPSQIKRFDLRTGDTVSGQVRPPKDGERYFALLRVEAVNFEPPEVAKDKILFDNLTPLYPQEKLRLEAKADDMSTRIMDLLTPIGKGQRGLIVSPPRAGKTVLLQKIANSITENHPEVMLIVLLIDERPEEVTDMERSVKGEVVSSTFDEPAERHVQVADMVIEKAKRLVEHNRDVVILLDSITRLARAHNTVVPHSGKILSGGVDANALQKPKRFFGAARNIENGGSLTIMATALIETGSRMDDVIFEEFKGTGNMEVILDRKLADKRVFPAIDINRSGTRKEELLMTQEELNKVWILRKFLNELNPMEAMEFLIGKMSQTKTNKKFLAMMNT
- the rpmE gene encoding 50S ribosomal protein L31 is translated as MKKNVHPGYYNTKIVCVCGNVIETRATVKEVVHVEICSNCHPFFTGKQKLVDTAGRIERFRRKYGIKSEAPPAESTPAAK
- a CDS encoding DUF1385 domain-containing protein; amino-acid sequence: MPDRYAPIGGQAVIEGVMMRSPQRVATAVRLADGSVEVKSREYRSLSRRLPLLSLPIVRGAVVLVESLRIGVEALAFSAEAAVKEDEAKPKEARRFGTLGLGMGFTVLISFAVGFGFFFWLPLFLTERTGVRDPFVFNLIDGFIRLVFFLIYIVGIGFWGEMQRVFQYHGAEHKTIHNLESGLELTPENASKQSRFHPRCGTSFLFLVVLVSFIVFAFLGRPDTIGARLLRFGLIPVIAGISFEIIRFAGAHGEKAWVRWISEPGLQLQRLTTREPSRDMLEVAIAALRAVL